The nucleotide window GTCAGCTCACCAGCTTTGTGATGTACCTTGGTCTGATGATCTGGCCGATGCTGGCGCTGGCGTGGATGATCAACATCGTTGAGCGCGGCAGTGCGGCCTGGAGCCGTATCCGCGCGCTGCTGGCAGAAGCCCCGGCGGTGCAGGATGGCGAACAAGGACTGCCGGATACGCCCGGCACGCTGCAGGTGGCCATTCGCGCGTTTCACTATCCGGCCACGTCGCTGCCGGCGCTGAGCCAGGTGCATTTCCAGCTCAGACCGGGGCAAATGCTTGGCCTGTGCGGCCCGACCGGCTGTGGCAAAAGCACGCTGCTGAGCCTGATTCAGCGCCATTTCGATGTCGATGAGGGCAATATCCGCTATCACGATCGGCCCCTGCCGGCATTGCAGCTGGACAGCTGGCGCAGCCGCCTTGCAGTGGTCAGCCAGACGCCGTTTTTGTTCTCTGATAGCGTGGCCAGCAACCTGGCGCTCGGCCGGCCAGATGCGACGCAGCAGGAGATTGAGCGCGTGGCGAAAATGGCCTGCGTGCATGAGGACATTCTGCGTCTGCCGCAGGGCTATGACACGGAAGTGGGCGAGCGCGGCGTGATGCTCTCCGGCGGACAGAAACAGCGTATTGCGATTGCGCGTGCGCTGCTGCTGGAGGCGGAGATCCTGATTCTGGACGATGCGCTCTCCGCGGTGGATGGCCGCACCGAACATGACATTCTGCATAACCTGCGCCAGTGGGGCCGGGGACGCACGCTGATTATCAGCGCGCACCGGCTCTCCGCACTGACCGAAGCCAGTGAAATTCTGGTGCTGCAGCAGGGCGCGGTGGCGCAACGCGGCGATCATGACACGCTGGCCGCCACGCCAGGCTGGTATCGGGATATGTATCGTTATCAGCAGCTGGAAGCCGCACTGGATGACGATGAGGGATCAGAAGGAGCAAACCGTGGCTAAGTCTCAACGTTTATGGCCTACGCTGAAACGCCTGCTGGCGTATGGCCGGCCGTGGCGCAGGTCGCTGTGGCTGGCGGTCGGCATGTTGTGGATTGCCGCAGCGGCAGAAGTCACCGGCCCGATTCTGGTGAGTTATTTCATCGATAATCTGGTGGCAAAACACCAGATGCCGTGGGGCATTGTCGCCGGTCTGCTGGTGAGTTTTATTCTGCTGCAGCTGCTGGCGGCCGGGTTGCATTACTTCCAGGCGCTGCTGTTTAACCGCGCGGCGATTGGCGTGGTGCAGCAGCTGCGGGTGGATGTGATGAATGCGGCGCTGCGCCAGCCGCTGAGCGCCTTTGATACGCAGCCGGTCGGGCAGATTATTTCGCGCGTCACTAACGATACCGAAGTGATAAAAGATCTCTACGTGACGGTGGTGGCGACGGTGCTGCGCAGCGCTGCCCTGATCGGCGCAATGCTGGTGGCGATGTTTTCACTCGACTGGCGCATGGCGCTGGTGGCGATGATCATTTTCCCGCTGGTACTGAGCGTAATGCTGATTTATCAGCGCTACAGCACGCCCATCGCGCGCCGCGTACGCAGCTATCTGGCCGATATCAACAATGGCTTTAATGAAGTCATTAATGGCATGAGTGTGATCCAGCAGTTCCGCCAGCAGGCACGCTTCGGTGAGCGGATGCAGCAAGCCAGCCGCGCGCACTATCTGGCACGCATGGAGACGCTGCGGCTGGACGGTTTTTTACTGCGTCCGCTGCTGAGTCTGTTTTCGGCCCTGATCCTGTGCGGGCTGCTGATGCTGTTCAGCTTTGCCACGCCTGGCGTGTTTGAGGTCGGGGTGCTTTACGCCTTTATTACCTATCTGGGCCGCCTCAATGAGCCGCTGATTGAGCTGACCACCCAGCAATCCATGCTGCAACAGGCGGTGGTATCGGGTGAACGGATTTTTGAGCTGATGGATGCGGCGCAGCAGGGTTACGGCACCGATCCCCGGCCGCTGGCCTCGGGTCGCATCACACTGCGCGACGTCAGCTTTGCCTATCGCGACGATCGCGATGTGCTGAGTCATATCAACCTTGAGGTCCCCGCGCGCGGGTTCGTGGCGCTGGTCGGGCATACCGGCAGCGGCAAAAGCACGCTGGCAAATCTGCTGATGGGATACTACCCGGTCACGCGCGGCAGCATCGAGCTGGATGGTCGCCCACTGCCGCAGCTGTCGCATGATGCGCTGCGCGCCAGCGTGGCGATGGTGCAGCAGGACCCGGTGGTGCTGGCGGATACGCTGCTGGCTAACGTTCAGCTGGGACGCCCCATCCCGGAAGCGCAGGTATGGCAGGCGCTGGAAGCCGTACAGCTGGCACCGCTGGCGCGCGCGTTGCCGGACGGTATCCATACCCGGCTGGGTGAGCAGGGCAATAATTTGTCGGTCGGCCAGAAGCAGCTGCTGGCGCTGGCGCGTGTGCTGGTGTCGCTGCCCCACATCCTGATTCTGGATGAAGCCACTGCCAACATCGATTCCGGCACCGAGCAGGCCATCCAGCAGGCGCTGCGTACGCTGCGTCAGCACAGCACCCTGGTTGTGATCGCGCATCGCCTTTCGACCATCACGGAAGCCGATCAGATTCTGGTGCTGCATCGCGGTCAGGTGGTGGAGCGGGGTACCCATAGTCAGCTGCTGGCGCAGCAGGGGCGTTACTGGCAAATGTATCAGCTGCAACAGGCCGGCGATGAACTTGCAGCGGGCATCCCCGCCGCGTCAGAGGCCTGATCTGCACCTTTTTTGTTCATGTTTATCGGAATGTTCTGAACGGATGCACTCCTTTGAGGCTGTAAGCACCAAAGGAGTGCATAAAAGCAACATTTCGCTGCCTTTCTTTCCCGCCTGTCGTCGGACTGCTGTGCGCTGAAGCGCAGCAGTCCGCCTCTGTCCGCAAAACCCGCGTAGTCAGTCAGTTATGGCACAGCCTTTGCTTAGAACTCTGCGTGTCCGCAAAGACTCACTTATTTTAATCCGGAGGGGAACGTATGAAGCTGGTTACCGTGGTAATCAAACCATTCAAGCTGGAGGACGTGCGTGAAGCTTTATCCTCCATTGGCATTCAGGGTCTGACCGTATCGGAAGTGAAAGGCTTCGGGCGTCAGAAAGGCCATGCAGAACTGTATCGCGGTGCTGAATACAGCGTTAACTTCCTGCCAAAAGTAAAAATTGATATTGCGATTGCAGACGACCAGCTGGATGAAGTGGTCGATGTCATCAGCAAAGCCGCTTACACCGGCAAAATTGGCGACGGCAAAATTTTCGTCGCGGAACTGCAGCGCGTCATTCGTATCCGTACCGGCGAAACCGACGAAGCCGCACTGTAACTGGGGCTCTGAATTGTGATGGGATGGAAAGAGATGAATAAAGTCATGACCAAGTTGGGCCTCACCAGCCTGGCGTTGTTACCTTCTCTGGCAATGGCGGCTGCACCGGCCGTGGCCGACAAGGCAGATAACGCGTTTATGATGATTTGTACTGCGCTGGTCCTGTTTATGAGCATTCCGGGCATTGCGCTGTTTTATGGCGGCCTGATTCGCGGCAAAAACGTGCTGTCGATGCTGACGCAGGTCGCGGTCACCTTTTCGCTGGTGTGCGTGCTGTGGGTGGTGTATGGCTACTCGCTGGCGTTCAGCACCGGTAACGCCTTCTTCGGTGATTTCCAGTGGGCGATGCTCAAGAACATCGAACTGAAAGCGGTGATGGGCAGCTTCTATCAGTACATTCATGTGGCGTTTCAGGCTTCGTTTGCCTGCATCACCGTCGGCCTGATTGTCGGTGCCATTGCAGAACGTATTCGCTTCTCTGCGGTGCTGATTTTTGTTGGTGTCTGGCTGACGCTCTCCTACCTGCCGATTGCGCATATGGTATGGGGCGGCGGTTATCTGGCACAGGATGGCGCGCTGGATTTTGCCGGCGGGACCGTGGTGCACATCAATGCGGCGGTTGCCGGCTTGGTGGGCGCATACCTGGTGGGCAAACGTGCGGGCTTTGGCAAAGAGGCGTTCAAACCGCATAACCTGCCGATGGTATTCCTTGGCACGGCGATCCTGTATGTCGGCTGGTTCGGTTTCAACGCCGGTTCGGCTTCCGCTGCCAATGAAATCGCTGCGCTGGCTTTCGTCAATACCGTGGTCGCCACGGCGGGTGCGGTGCTGTCATGGGTGTTTGGTGAGTGGGCGATGCGCGGCAAGCCTTCGCTGCTGGG belongs to Candidatus Pantoea soli and includes:
- a CDS encoding SmdA family multidrug ABC transporter permease/ATP-binding protein, giving the protein MRLFSQLSWYFLREWRRYLGAISLLILIALLQLLPPHLVGVIVDGVTQHTLSTGQILMWIGVMLVTAVLVYLLRYVWRVLLFGASYQLAVELREDFYRQLSRQHPAFYLRHRTGDLIARATNDVDRVVFAAGEGVLTLVDSLVMGLVVLAVMSVQISGTLTLLALIPMPIMALVIQKDGARLHNRFKVAQAAFSSLNDQTQESLTSIRMIKAFGLEDHQSRQFADIASDTGRKNLHVARVDARFDPTIYIAVGFSNLLAIAGGGWMVWQGSLTLGQLTSFVMYLGLMIWPMLALAWMINIVERGSAAWSRIRALLAEAPAVQDGEQGLPDTPGTLQVAIRAFHYPATSLPALSQVHFQLRPGQMLGLCGPTGCGKSTLLSLIQRHFDVDEGNIRYHDRPLPALQLDSWRSRLAVVSQTPFLFSDSVASNLALGRPDATQQEIERVAKMACVHEDILRLPQGYDTEVGERGVMLSGGQKQRIAIARALLLEAEILILDDALSAVDGRTEHDILHNLRQWGRGRTLIISAHRLSALTEASEILVLQQGAVAQRGDHDTLAATPGWYRDMYRYQQLEAALDDDEGSEGANRG
- a CDS encoding SmdB family multidrug efflux ABC transporter permease/ATP-binding protein, whose translation is MAKSQRLWPTLKRLLAYGRPWRRSLWLAVGMLWIAAAAEVTGPILVSYFIDNLVAKHQMPWGIVAGLLVSFILLQLLAAGLHYFQALLFNRAAIGVVQQLRVDVMNAALRQPLSAFDTQPVGQIISRVTNDTEVIKDLYVTVVATVLRSAALIGAMLVAMFSLDWRMALVAMIIFPLVLSVMLIYQRYSTPIARRVRSYLADINNGFNEVINGMSVIQQFRQQARFGERMQQASRAHYLARMETLRLDGFLLRPLLSLFSALILCGLLMLFSFATPGVFEVGVLYAFITYLGRLNEPLIELTTQQSMLQQAVVSGERIFELMDAAQQGYGTDPRPLASGRITLRDVSFAYRDDRDVLSHINLEVPARGFVALVGHTGSGKSTLANLLMGYYPVTRGSIELDGRPLPQLSHDALRASVAMVQQDPVVLADTLLANVQLGRPIPEAQVWQALEAVQLAPLARALPDGIHTRLGEQGNNLSVGQKQLLALARVLVSLPHILILDEATANIDSGTEQAIQQALRTLRQHSTLVVIAHRLSTITEADQILVLHRGQVVERGTHSQLLAQQGRYWQMYQLQQAGDELAAGIPAASEA
- the glnK gene encoding P-II family nitrogen regulator, producing MKLVTVVIKPFKLEDVREALSSIGIQGLTVSEVKGFGRQKGHAELYRGAEYSVNFLPKVKIDIAIADDQLDEVVDVISKAAYTGKIGDGKIFVAELQRVIRIRTGETDEAAL
- the amtB gene encoding ammonium transporter AmtB yields the protein MNKVMTKLGLTSLALLPSLAMAAAPAVADKADNAFMMICTALVLFMSIPGIALFYGGLIRGKNVLSMLTQVAVTFSLVCVLWVVYGYSLAFSTGNAFFGDFQWAMLKNIELKAVMGSFYQYIHVAFQASFACITVGLIVGAIAERIRFSAVLIFVGVWLTLSYLPIAHMVWGGGYLAQDGALDFAGGTVVHINAAVAGLVGAYLVGKRAGFGKEAFKPHNLPMVFLGTAILYVGWFGFNAGSASAANEIAALAFVNTVVATAGAVLSWVFGEWAMRGKPSLLGACSGFIAGLVAITPACGYVGVGGALIIGLAGGLAGIWGVTTLKRWLRVDDPCDVFGVHGVCGILGCILTGVFASSSLGGVGYAEGVTMGHQVWIQVFSCIVTVVWSGVVAFIGFKLADLIVGLRVPEEQEREGLDVNSHGENAYNQ